One Cellulosimicrobium protaetiae genomic region harbors:
- a CDS encoding ABC transporter substrate-binding protein — protein sequence MSHRTAPRPARRRRARAAATAVTAVTALALTACAGPSVAGADGAATAGDEATAEAVDWSAVEPASEITWWSNHPGTSQEIEQELIDRFEEESGISVELVTAGANYDEVAQRFQAASQTDELPDVVIASDVWWFRYHLNDQILPLDDVLEFVEADADDFQPALYADYEYDDQHWAVPYARSTPLFYYNKDLWTAAGLPDRGPETWEELEAWDASVKPLVPAGGSTFGLSTGPSWGAWWFENMIWGQGGAYSDGFDLTLDSEESVAGGQFLHELFHEKGVATLSADDAMADFSSGLIASTIGSTGSLKGALDAASFEVGTAYLPDGPAGGGTPTGGTGLAIPSSKSPEEQLAAAMFLAFLTNTDNTAYFSQNTGYMPVRTSAVESDTMKAIYETTPQFRTAVDQLADKARIQDDVRVFVPGADALLNEAIEQIVIEGVDPATAFESVTPRIETAYTENVEPYL from the coding sequence GTGTCCCACCGCACCGCACCCCGGCCCGCGCGCCGTCGTCGGGCCCGCGCCGCAGCCACCGCCGTCACGGCGGTCACCGCCCTCGCGCTCACCGCGTGCGCCGGGCCGAGCGTGGCCGGGGCCGACGGCGCCGCCACCGCGGGCGACGAGGCGACGGCCGAGGCCGTCGACTGGTCCGCCGTCGAGCCGGCGTCCGAGATCACGTGGTGGAGCAACCACCCCGGCACGTCGCAGGAGATCGAGCAGGAGCTGATCGACCGGTTCGAGGAGGAGTCCGGGATCTCGGTCGAGCTCGTCACCGCGGGCGCGAACTACGACGAGGTCGCGCAGCGCTTCCAGGCCGCGTCGCAGACCGACGAGCTGCCCGACGTCGTCATCGCGTCCGACGTGTGGTGGTTCCGCTACCACCTCAACGACCAGATCCTGCCGCTCGACGACGTGCTCGAGTTCGTCGAGGCCGACGCCGACGACTTCCAGCCCGCGCTCTACGCGGACTACGAGTACGACGACCAGCACTGGGCCGTGCCCTACGCGCGCTCGACGCCGCTGTTCTACTACAACAAGGACCTGTGGACGGCGGCCGGCCTGCCCGACCGCGGCCCCGAGACGTGGGAGGAGCTCGAGGCCTGGGACGCGTCCGTCAAGCCGCTCGTCCCGGCCGGCGGGTCGACGTTCGGCCTGTCCACCGGGCCGTCGTGGGGCGCGTGGTGGTTCGAGAACATGATCTGGGGCCAGGGCGGCGCGTACTCCGACGGGTTCGACCTCACGCTCGACTCGGAGGAGTCGGTCGCGGGCGGCCAGTTCCTGCACGAGCTGTTCCACGAGAAGGGCGTCGCGACGCTCTCCGCGGACGACGCGATGGCCGACTTCTCGTCCGGTCTCATCGCCTCGACGATCGGCTCGACGGGCTCGCTCAAGGGCGCGCTCGACGCGGCGTCGTTCGAGGTCGGCACGGCGTACCTGCCCGACGGCCCGGCCGGCGGCGGCACCCCGACGGGCGGCACCGGCCTCGCGATCCCGTCGTCGAAGTCGCCCGAGGAGCAGCTCGCCGCGGCGATGTTCCTCGCGTTCCTCACGAACACCGACAACACCGCGTACTTCTCGCAGAACACCGGCTACATGCCGGTGCGCACGTCGGCCGTCGAGTCCGACACGATGAAGGCCATCTACGAGACGACGCCGCAGTTCCGCACCGCGGTCGACCAGCTCGCCGACAAGGCACGCATCCAGGACGACGTCCGCGTGTTCGTCCCCGGCGCCGACGCGCTGCTCAACGAGGCGATCGAGCAGATCGTCATCGAGGGCGTCGACCCGGCGACCGCGTTCGAGTCGGTCACGCCGCGCATCGAGACGGCGTACACCGAGAACGTCGAGCCCTACCTGTGA
- a CDS encoding dihydrofolate reductase family protein, which produces MRPLRYSINVTLDGCCHHEAGLPPDEESMRYWTAEMERADALLFGRVTYEMMESAWRRPATGAWPDWMDEWEVPFAEAIDGARKHVVSSTLTDPDWNAELVRGDLGPAVERLKQEPGEGLWVGGVTLPLALADLGLIDEYELVVQPVLAGHGPTLLAGLRERIQLELVGRREFRSGAVAVRYRPVTR; this is translated from the coding sequence ATGAGACCGCTGCGGTACTCGATCAACGTCACGCTCGACGGCTGCTGCCACCACGAGGCGGGGCTCCCGCCGGACGAGGAGTCGATGCGCTACTGGACCGCCGAGATGGAGCGCGCCGACGCGCTCCTGTTCGGCCGGGTGACCTACGAGATGATGGAGTCCGCCTGGCGGCGTCCGGCCACGGGCGCGTGGCCCGACTGGATGGACGAGTGGGAGGTCCCGTTCGCCGAGGCCATCGACGGGGCACGGAAGCACGTCGTGTCGAGCACGTTGACCGACCCCGACTGGAACGCCGAGCTGGTCCGGGGTGATCTGGGGCCCGCGGTCGAGCGGCTCAAGCAGGAGCCGGGCGAGGGCCTGTGGGTGGGCGGCGTGACGCTCCCCCTGGCGCTGGCCGACCTGGGGCTGATCGACGAGTACGAGCTCGTCGTGCAGCCGGTCCTCGCCGGGCACGGGCCGACGCTGCTCGCCGGTCTGCGGGAACGCATCCAGCTCGAGCTCGTCGGCCGTCGGGAGTTCCGGTCGGGGGCCGTGGCCGTGCGCTACCGGCCCGTGACCCGGTGA
- a CDS encoding histidine phosphatase family protein codes for MRLLLVRHGQTPSNVAGLLDTALPGPGLTALGARQAAAIPDALADRVVEGVAVSTLVRTHLTAAPLAERHGYDPLELDGFREVDAGDLEMSAEHDDHMTYLETVFAWGRGEPGRRMPGGPDGAEFLARYDDAVASVVRTGWRTAVVVSHGAAIRAWACARVAGVDLDLLARTPLANTGLVEVEGDPTSGWRLVGLSDGPLGGAALDDLVAEDPTGESVAEEERRAAADD; via the coding sequence ATGCGCCTGCTGCTCGTCCGCCACGGACAGACCCCGTCCAACGTCGCCGGCCTGCTCGACACCGCCCTGCCCGGCCCGGGCCTCACCGCGCTCGGCGCGCGCCAGGCGGCGGCGATCCCGGACGCGCTCGCCGACCGCGTCGTCGAGGGCGTCGCGGTGTCGACGCTCGTGCGCACGCACCTCACGGCCGCGCCGCTGGCCGAGCGGCACGGCTACGACCCGCTCGAGCTCGACGGGTTCCGCGAGGTCGACGCGGGCGACCTGGAGATGTCGGCCGAGCACGACGACCACATGACGTACCTCGAGACGGTGTTCGCGTGGGGGCGTGGCGAGCCGGGCCGACGCATGCCCGGTGGCCCCGACGGCGCGGAGTTCCTCGCTCGCTACGACGACGCCGTCGCGAGCGTCGTGCGCACGGGGTGGCGGACCGCCGTCGTCGTGTCGCACGGGGCGGCGATCCGCGCATGGGCGTGCGCGCGCGTCGCGGGGGTCGACCTCGACCTGCTCGCCCGGACCCCGCTCGCGAACACCGGGCTCGTCGAGGTCGAGGGCGACCCGACGTCGGGCTGGCGGCTCGTGGGCCTGAGCGACGGCCCGCTGGGCGGGGCCGCGCTGGACGACCTCGTCGCCGAGGACCCGACGGGCGAGTCCGTCGCCGAGGAGGAGCGACGCGCCGCGGCGGACGACTGA
- a CDS encoding glycerophosphodiester phosphodiesterase has translation MTATVTATAPTGAVSERAGRPRVIAHRGNSSVAPQNTLAAFEAAWRAGAHSIEIDVQLTADGEPVVIHDDTVDATTSGSGTVARLDRAAIRALDAGSWFSPAFGGQRVPTFAEVVDLLVRRPGMDLLLELKGSWTAEQVRRVTGPIRFAGIADRVVGQSFWPETVAALREADPGLRRGLLVASLDDDVLARCAELDVVTCNPMGLLLLEDPGLVQRLHDAGLEVAVWTLDETAHWADAVELGVDAIITDRPDRLAGWLAGRDV, from the coding sequence GTGACGGCGACCGTGACCGCGACGGCGCCCACCGGCGCAGTGTCCGAGCGGGCCGGGCGCCCGCGCGTCATCGCCCACCGCGGCAACAGCTCGGTCGCTCCGCAGAACACGCTCGCCGCGTTCGAGGCGGCGTGGCGGGCCGGGGCGCACAGCATCGAGATCGACGTGCAGCTCACGGCGGACGGCGAGCCGGTCGTCATCCACGACGACACGGTCGACGCGACGACGTCGGGCAGCGGCACGGTCGCGCGGCTGGACCGCGCGGCGATCCGGGCGCTCGACGCCGGGTCGTGGTTCTCGCCGGCGTTCGGCGGCCAGCGCGTGCCGACGTTCGCCGAGGTGGTCGACCTCCTCGTCCGCCGGCCGGGGATGGACCTGCTGCTCGAGCTCAAGGGGTCGTGGACGGCGGAGCAGGTGCGGCGCGTCACGGGCCCGATCCGGTTCGCGGGCATCGCGGACCGGGTCGTCGGGCAGAGCTTCTGGCCCGAGACGGTCGCGGCCCTGCGCGAGGCGGACCCGGGCCTGCGCCGCGGGCTGCTCGTCGCGTCGCTCGACGACGACGTGCTCGCCCGCTGCGCCGAGCTCGACGTCGTGACGTGCAACCCGATGGGCCTGCTCCTCCTCGAGGACCCGGGGCTCGTGCAGCGCCTGCACGACGCCGGTCTCGAGGTCGCGGTGTGGACGCTCGACGAGACCGCGCACTGGGCGGACGCCGTCGAGCTCGGCGTGGACGCGATCATCACCGACCGGCCGGACCGCCTCGCGGGCTGGCTCGCGGGCCGGGACGTCTAG
- a CDS encoding amidohydrolase family protein, whose amino-acid sequence MTGAPLGRPGDGGTWLPPLVDAHVHLGLVDPVAVRRGGIAVVHDLGWVPDVARRWPGTPGFPEVAFAGAFLTAPGGYPSDRSWAPTGSVEEVATPDEAVAAVDRQVAAGASFVKVALHSDAGPVPDDVTLAALVGHAHARGRDVVAHVEGQGMAARAFEAGVDRFAHAPFSEHLRDDLLRAMARPRASARPRPDSPRPDAEHDPARRRTRPGGRKEPDNDPHVVFGGAGVSWVSTLDVHGWGSPRAEQGVAVDNVRRFVALGGTVVYGTDLGNGPLPLGVNPRELRALAAAGLDAHDLVAALTRDAPAGRRTPARAPHVETGRRNAALATWVPGDPPDPDDPDDVAAWLARAVVVERDRATDPAPGQEFPDADPDPDEPGTDPDPDPEG is encoded by the coding sequence GTGACCGGCGCTCCCCTCGGCCGGCCGGGCGACGGCGGCACCTGGCTCCCGCCGCTTGTCGACGCGCACGTGCACCTCGGCCTCGTCGACCCCGTCGCGGTGCGGCGCGGCGGGATCGCCGTCGTGCACGACCTCGGGTGGGTGCCCGACGTCGCGCGCAGGTGGCCCGGCACTCCCGGCTTCCCCGAGGTCGCGTTCGCGGGCGCGTTCCTCACCGCGCCGGGCGGCTACCCGTCGGACCGGTCGTGGGCACCCACCGGGTCGGTCGAAGAGGTCGCGACGCCCGACGAGGCCGTCGCCGCCGTCGACCGCCAGGTTGCCGCGGGCGCGTCGTTCGTCAAGGTCGCCTTGCACTCCGACGCCGGGCCGGTGCCCGACGACGTCACGCTCGCCGCGCTCGTCGGCCACGCCCACGCACGGGGCCGGGACGTCGTCGCGCACGTCGAGGGGCAGGGCATGGCGGCGCGCGCGTTCGAGGCCGGCGTCGACCGCTTCGCGCACGCCCCGTTCAGCGAGCACCTGCGCGACGACCTCCTGCGTGCGATGGCGCGCCCCCGCGCGTCGGCCCGCCCGCGCCCCGACTCGCCGCGGCCCGACGCCGAGCACGACCCTGCCCGCCGTCGAACACGACCTGGCGGTCGAAAGGAGCCGGACAACGACCCTCATGTCGTGTTCGGCGGGGCGGGGGTGAGCTGGGTGAGCACGCTCGACGTCCACGGGTGGGGGAGCCCGAGGGCAGAGCAGGGCGTCGCGGTCGACAACGTGCGGCGCTTCGTCGCGCTCGGAGGCACCGTCGTCTACGGGACCGACCTCGGCAACGGTCCGCTGCCGCTCGGTGTGAACCCGCGCGAGCTGCGGGCGCTCGCGGCGGCCGGTCTCGACGCGCACGACCTCGTCGCGGCCCTCACGCGCGACGCCCCGGCCGGGCGCCGCACACCCGCTCGCGCGCCGCACGTCGAGACGGGGCGCCGGAACGCCGCGCTCGCGACGTGGGTCCCCGGCGACCCACCCGACCCCGACGACCCCGACGACGTCGCCGCGTGGCTCGCGCGCGCCGTCGTCGTCGAGCGGGACCGCGCAACGGACCCCGCTCCGGGCCAGGAGTTCCCGGACGCCGACCCGGACCCGGACGAGCCTGGAACCGACCCCGACCCCGACCCCGAAGGATGA
- a CDS encoding ribonuclease Z: protein MSRRELVVLGTASMVPTRTRNHNGYVLFWDDEAILFDPGEGTQRQMSFAGVSATDLTRIAITHLHGDHSLGLAGVSQRISGDGVRHTIGVTYPASGQRWVDHLLDASAHFRRGHLELQPLTTDGVVPPVTGRPEPGFTLRAERLDHTLEAMGYRLDEPDGRSLDPALLARHGLAGPAVGELQRTGVVTAPDGRTVTLDEVSAPRPGQSFAFVMDTRLCDAVHRLADGVDLLVIESTFLDRDRDQAERWGHLTARQAATVAAEAGVRSLVLTHFSQRYPDPTEFWREAREVFDGELTVAQDLDRVRVPHRRRPG, encoded by the coding sequence ATGTCCCGCCGCGAGCTCGTCGTCCTCGGGACGGCCAGCATGGTCCCGACCCGCACGCGCAACCACAACGGCTACGTGCTGTTCTGGGACGACGAGGCGATCCTCTTCGACCCCGGCGAGGGGACGCAGCGCCAGATGTCGTTCGCGGGCGTGTCCGCGACCGACCTCACGCGCATCGCGATCACGCACCTGCACGGCGACCACAGCCTCGGCCTGGCGGGCGTCTCGCAGCGCATCAGCGGCGACGGCGTGCGGCACACGATCGGGGTGACCTACCCGGCGTCGGGCCAGCGGTGGGTGGACCACCTGCTCGACGCGAGCGCCCACTTCCGCCGCGGCCACCTGGAGCTCCAGCCCCTGACGACGGACGGCGTCGTCCCGCCCGTCACCGGCCGCCCCGAGCCGGGGTTCACGCTGCGCGCGGAACGCCTCGACCACACCCTGGAGGCGATGGGCTACCGCCTGGACGAGCCCGACGGCCGGTCGCTCGACCCCGCCCTGCTCGCGCGGCACGGGCTGGCCGGGCCCGCGGTCGGCGAGCTGCAGCGGACCGGCGTCGTCACCGCCCCCGACGGCCGCACCGTCACGCTCGACGAGGTGAGCGCGCCGCGCCCCGGGCAGTCGTTCGCGTTCGTCATGGACACGCGCCTGTGCGACGCGGTGCACCGCCTCGCGGACGGTGTGGACCTGCTCGTCATCGAGTCGACGTTCCTCGACCGCGACCGGGACCAGGCCGAGCGCTGGGGGCATCTCACGGCGCGACAGGCGGCGACCGTCGCCGCCGAGGCGGGCGTGCGCTCGCTCGTGCTCACGCACTTCTCGCAGCGCTACCCCGACCCGACGGAGTTCTGGCGCGAGGCGCGCGAGGTGTTCGACGGCGAGCTCACGGTCGCACAGGACCTCGACCGCGTCCGTGTCCCCCACCGACGCCGACCCGGCTGA
- the kynA gene encoding tryptophan 2,3-dioxygenase, which produces MAADAPLPAPNERALESDIVTDLREQMTYGSYLHLDTLLAAQDPVSDPEHHDEMLFIVQHQTTELWLKLVLHELRSARDLLAADELGVALKRIARVKHVQRTLTEQWSVLATLTPSEYAQFRGFLGHASGFQSWQYRAVEFLLGNKNARMLAVFDAEPEARAELARLLAEPSVYDEFLRHLARHGHDVPQHVLDRDLTVAHTLDDDLVEVFRRIYDDPEAHWSAYETCEELVDLEDNFQLWRFRHMKTVLRIIGTKRGTGGSSGVGFLQKALDLTFFPELFAVRTEIGRS; this is translated from the coding sequence ATGGCCGCCGACGCACCGCTGCCCGCGCCGAACGAGCGCGCGCTCGAGTCCGACATCGTCACCGACCTGCGCGAGCAGATGACGTACGGGTCGTACCTGCACCTCGACACGCTGCTCGCGGCGCAGGATCCGGTGAGCGACCCCGAGCACCACGACGAGATGCTGTTCATCGTCCAGCACCAGACGACCGAGCTCTGGCTCAAGCTCGTGCTTCACGAGCTGCGGTCCGCGCGCGACCTCCTCGCGGCCGACGAGCTCGGGGTCGCGCTCAAGCGCATCGCGCGCGTCAAGCACGTGCAGCGCACGCTCACCGAGCAGTGGTCCGTCCTCGCGACGCTCACACCCAGCGAGTACGCGCAGTTCCGCGGGTTCCTCGGCCATGCGTCGGGCTTCCAGTCGTGGCAGTACCGCGCGGTCGAGTTCCTGCTGGGCAACAAGAACGCGCGCATGCTCGCGGTGTTCGACGCCGAGCCCGAGGCCCGCGCCGAGCTCGCCCGGCTGCTGGCCGAGCCGAGCGTCTACGACGAGTTCCTGCGTCACCTCGCCCGCCACGGGCACGACGTCCCGCAGCACGTGCTGGACCGCGATCTGACCGTCGCGCACACCCTCGACGACGACCTCGTCGAGGTCTTCCGGCGCATCTACGACGACCCCGAGGCGCACTGGTCGGCGTACGAGACGTGCGAGGAGCTCGTCGACCTCGAGGACAACTTCCAGCTCTGGCGGTTCCGGCACATGAAGACCGTGCTGCGGATCATCGGCACCAAGCGCGGCACGGGCGGGTCGAGCGGCGTCGGGTTCCTCCAGAAGGCGCTCGACCTCACGTTCTTTCCCGAGCTGTTCGCGGTGCGCACGGAGATCGGGCGGTCGTGA
- a CDS encoding PaaX family transcriptional regulator C-terminal domain-containing protein gives MILDDLDSRPGSATSLLRSVVGLYLRDLGGAVAVADLVELLGALGVPAVGARGAISRVKAKGLLVPETVDGRAGYRLAPGAGSMLARGDRRIFAYRQQGDDDPWCLVSFSLPEERRAARHQLRRHLAWIGAGTVADGLWIVPGHLADEVEEVLVALGVREAATVFVTGPPRVAGPFADAAARWWDLDRVAALHRDFLARHGGAAPSGTAPDVAAPDVASPDVASPDDTSPQDVGASPRAAFARWVRAVDDWRPVPYADPGLPGSWLPADWPGAASVALFDALRGDLATAAEDHVRVVVGR, from the coding sequence GTGATCCTCGACGACCTCGACTCCCGTCCCGGGAGCGCGACGTCGCTGCTGCGCAGCGTCGTCGGTCTGTACCTGCGTGACCTCGGGGGCGCGGTCGCGGTGGCCGACCTCGTCGAGCTGCTCGGTGCGCTCGGCGTCCCGGCGGTCGGTGCGCGCGGCGCGATCTCGCGCGTCAAGGCCAAGGGGCTGCTGGTCCCCGAGACCGTTGACGGACGCGCCGGGTACCGGCTCGCGCCCGGGGCCGGCTCGATGCTCGCGCGCGGCGACCGGCGGATCTTCGCGTACCGGCAGCAGGGCGACGACGACCCGTGGTGCCTCGTGTCGTTCTCGCTGCCGGAGGAGCGGCGCGCCGCGCGCCACCAGCTCCGGCGGCACCTCGCGTGGATCGGTGCCGGCACCGTCGCGGACGGCCTGTGGATCGTGCCCGGCCACCTCGCGGACGAGGTGGAGGAGGTCCTCGTCGCCCTGGGTGTGCGCGAGGCCGCGACGGTGTTCGTGACCGGACCGCCACGAGTCGCCGGGCCGTTCGCCGACGCCGCCGCGCGCTGGTGGGACCTCGACCGCGTCGCGGCGCTGCACCGCGACTTCCTCGCGCGCCACGGCGGCGCGGCGCCCAGCGGCACGGCGCCCGACGTCGCGGCGCCCGACGTCGCGTCCCCCGACGTCGCGTCCCCCGACGACACGTCGCCCCAGGACGTCGGCGCCTCGCCCCGCGCCGCGTTCGCCCGGTGGGTGCGCGCGGTCGACGACTGGCGACCCGTCCCGTACGCGGACCCCGGCCTGCCGGGCTCGTGGCTGCCCGCCGACTGGCCGGGAGCGGCGAGCGTCGCGCTGTTCGACGCCCTCCGCGGGGACCTCGCCACCGCCGCCGAGGACCACGTCCGGGTCGTCGTCGGGCGGTGA
- a CDS encoding nuclear transport factor 2 family protein, with protein sequence MSDSTPDLPPALRTLVDATNAGDSARFLTAFTDDGFLDDWGRQFRGHDELASWDRTDNIGKRSRFDVTGLRDGASADEVLLDLTVSGDGYNGPATFTILLRDGLIASLVIS encoded by the coding sequence ATGAGCGACTCGACGCCCGACCTCCCGCCCGCCCTGCGCACGCTCGTCGACGCGACCAACGCGGGCGACTCGGCGCGCTTCCTCACCGCGTTCACCGACGACGGCTTCCTCGACGACTGGGGACGTCAGTTCCGCGGGCACGACGAGCTCGCGAGCTGGGACCGCACGGACAACATCGGCAAGCGGTCGCGATTCGACGTAACCGGGCTGCGCGACGGCGCGTCCGCGGACGAGGTGCTGCTGGACCTCACGGTGTCCGGCGACGGGTACAACGGGCCGGCGACGTTCACGATCCTCCTGCGCGACGGCCTGATCGCGAGCCTCGTCATCTCCTGA
- a CDS encoding kynureninase, with the protein MTEDHAALAAALDAADPLARFRDAFVDSDEVTAYLDGNSLGRPTRASADRLARFATERWGARLIRGWDEEWYDLPLTLGDRIGAVTLGAAPGQTFVGDSTTVILYKLVRAALSAPQVAGRDEIVLDAGNFPTDRYVLEGVAREHGATLRWITPEHDAGVTPEQVAGVLSDRTALVLLSHVAYRSGYVSDAAAITALAHDAGALVLWDLCHSVGALPVELDAWGVDLAAGCTYKYLNGGPGAPAFGYVRADLQDALTQPIQGWMGSAAPFEMGPAYAPHDGVRRFLSGTPAIVGMLAMQDMLDLIDDAGIAAVRAKSVALTEHATALVDDLLLPLGARYASPRDPARRGSHVTVDHYAFEATLPLLWERGVIPDFRRPDGLRLGLSPLSTSFDEVRVGVEAVRDALREVLDGRAVAVARVSGTAGSATGPDRDAAGLGGDATGPDGVA; encoded by the coding sequence ATGACCGAGGACCACGCCGCCCTTGCCGCCGCGCTCGACGCCGCCGACCCGCTCGCGCGGTTCCGGGACGCGTTCGTCGACTCCGACGAGGTCACGGCGTACCTCGACGGCAACTCGCTCGGGCGCCCGACCCGGGCGAGCGCGGACCGCCTCGCGCGGTTTGCGACCGAGCGGTGGGGCGCGCGGCTCATCCGGGGCTGGGACGAGGAGTGGTACGACCTCCCGCTGACGCTCGGCGACCGGATCGGCGCGGTGACGCTCGGCGCGGCACCCGGCCAGACGTTCGTCGGCGACTCGACGACCGTGATCCTCTACAAGCTGGTCCGGGCGGCGCTGTCGGCGCCGCAGGTCGCGGGCCGCGACGAGATCGTGCTCGACGCCGGCAACTTCCCGACCGACCGCTACGTGCTGGAGGGCGTCGCGCGCGAGCACGGCGCGACGCTGCGGTGGATCACGCCCGAGCACGACGCAGGCGTGACGCCCGAGCAGGTCGCCGGCGTCCTCTCCGACCGGACGGCGCTCGTGCTGCTCAGCCACGTCGCGTACCGGTCGGGGTACGTGAGCGACGCCGCCGCGATCACCGCGCTCGCGCACGACGCCGGGGCGCTCGTCCTGTGGGACCTGTGCCACTCGGTCGGGGCGCTGCCGGTCGAGCTCGACGCGTGGGGCGTCGACCTCGCCGCGGGCTGCACGTACAAGTACCTGAACGGCGGGCCGGGCGCGCCCGCGTTCGGCTACGTGCGGGCCGACCTCCAGGACGCGCTGACCCAGCCGATCCAGGGCTGGATGGGCAGCGCGGCGCCGTTCGAGATGGGCCCGGCGTACGCGCCGCACGACGGCGTCCGGCGCTTCCTCTCCGGGACGCCCGCGATCGTCGGGATGCTCGCGATGCAGGACATGCTCGACCTGATCGACGACGCGGGGATCGCGGCGGTGCGGGCGAAGTCCGTCGCGCTCACCGAGCACGCGACGGCGCTCGTGGACGACCTGCTGCTCCCGCTCGGAGCGCGCTACGCGTCCCCGCGCGACCCGGCCCGGCGGGGGAGCCACGTCACCGTCGACCACTACGCGTTCGAGGCGACGCTCCCGCTGCTGTGGGAGCGCGGCGTGATCCCCGACTTCCGACGCCCCGACGGGCTGCGCCTCGGGCTGTCCCCGCTGTCGACGTCGTTCGACGAGGTGCGTGTCGGCGTCGAGGCCGTGCGCGACGCGCTGCGGGAGGTCCTCGACGGCCGCGCGGTCGCGGTGGCCCGTGTCTCGGGCACGGCCGGGAGTGCGACGGGCCCGGACAGGGACGCCGCAGGCCTGGGCGGGGACGCGACCGGCCCGGACGGGGTCGCGTGA